Proteins found in one Pontibacter sp. SGAir0037 genomic segment:
- a CDS encoding SusD/RagB family nutrient-binding outer membrane lipoprotein codes for MTTTIKKLFVLLVALSCMGVSCTDDFEEINTDPNRIEKISPGTLLNPIIYEMASFNTSRSDAYTFEVMQVALPFPSASGGEHRYDVGDNAGSSTWNTYYRWLTNIKEMQEAAVTAEDRNYQAIALTLNAWVYSLLTDSFGDVPMIEASRGDEGIFYPTFNTQQEIYTKILSDLDIASQLFDPSKSMIYGTDILYGNKVENWQRFCNSLYLRLLLRISKKQESASFTKMAEIINNPTQYPVFTSNAEAAILKISGVPPLVSPWGRAVDFRTGKAASAFFIDNLNTLNDPRQEKFFTKATLKDGKTQIGYKGIPSGYEGSDAQFDYIPSTMNIALVTAPMISVIMSYAEVEFIKAELAQKGIINSNAQTHYESGVKAAIEQWGATIPTNYFNNSAATYDGTFEKIMLQKYLALYFNDYQQWFEYRRTGFPELPKTNAMVNNKMVPVRFKYPSTVQISNGNNYRKAVEQMGGDNINTKVWWEK; via the coding sequence ATGACAACTACTATAAAAAAATTATTTGTTTTACTTGTAGCTTTAAGCTGCATGGGTGTTTCCTGCACCGACGATTTTGAAGAAATCAACACAGACCCTAATAGGATAGAAAAGATTAGCCCGGGTACCTTACTAAACCCAATCATTTATGAGATGGCTAGCTTCAATACATCCAGGAGCGATGCCTATACTTTCGAAGTAATGCAAGTAGCTCTTCCATTTCCAAGTGCCTCAGGTGGCGAGCACCGATATGATGTTGGCGACAATGCCGGTAGCTCTACCTGGAATACTTACTATAGATGGTTGACCAATATAAAAGAGATGCAAGAAGCAGCTGTCACAGCTGAAGACCGTAACTATCAGGCTATTGCATTAACATTAAATGCTTGGGTATATTCACTCCTTACTGACAGCTTTGGAGATGTGCCTATGATCGAAGCCTCTCGTGGAGATGAAGGAATTTTTTATCCAACTTTCAATACTCAACAAGAGATTTATACTAAAATTTTAAGCGACCTTGATATCGCCAGCCAGTTGTTTGACCCATCTAAAAGCATGATATACGGAACGGATATACTTTATGGAAATAAAGTAGAGAACTGGCAACGCTTCTGTAATTCATTATACTTAAGGTTACTATTAAGAATATCAAAGAAACAGGAGTCAGCATCGTTTACGAAAATGGCAGAAATCATTAATAACCCAACGCAATATCCTGTTTTTACAAGTAATGCTGAAGCAGCAATCCTTAAAATATCTGGCGTACCTCCACTAGTGTCACCTTGGGGGCGTGCAGTAGACTTTAGAACTGGTAAAGCTGCTTCAGCATTCTTTATTGATAATTTAAATACACTAAACGATCCTCGCCAGGAGAAATTCTTTACAAAAGCCACTTTAAAAGATGGCAAAACCCAAATTGGGTATAAAGGGATTCCAAGCGGATACGAGGGTAGTGATGCTCAGTTTGATTACATTCCGTCTACCATGAACATTGCTCTAGTAACAGCTCCTATGATTTCAGTTATTATGAGCTACGCTGAGGTAGAGTTTATAAAAGCAGAGCTTGCTCAAAAAGGTATTATCAATTCTAATGCACAAACTCACTATGAAAGTGGCGTAAAAGCAGCTATAGAGCAATGGGGAGCTACTATACCGACAAATTATTTTAATAACTCAGCAGCTACATATGATGGTACTTTCGAAAAAATTATGCTGCAGAAGTACCTAGCTCTATATTTTAATGATTACCAGCAGTGGTTTGAGTACCGTCGAACCGGGTTTCCTGAATTGCCTAAAACAAACGCCATGGTAAATAATAAAATGGTACCTGTTCGATTCAAATATCCATCTACTGTCCAGATAAGCAACGGCAACAACTACAGAAAAGCTGTAGAACAAATGGGGGGAGATAACATCAATACTAAGGTTTGGTGGGAGAAATAG
- a CDS encoding SusC/RagA family TonB-linked outer membrane protein produces the protein MSKALRPFFLATLLSVSQVFSASARPDDSLSVSVSVQLKNTSLKEALSIIEQKTKFKFVYNDQQLSKVGQISFSGDSMKLSEVLAAILQHSNLSYRVVGNSIVLSAKENKLQTNTTIKGKITDEQGMPLPGASISVKGTSNGTITDVNGNFSITIQQNTDVLVVSFLGYLNQEVQIGSQTILNISLLPNTNQLNEVVVTALGIEREQKALGYATQTVSSESINNARPNNFAQALSGKVAGLSLTSPGSGPVNSTRISLRGDNSLNPNGNNALIVLDGVPMSSDMTSSGVDNAYGAGSGNDIPIDFGNGIADINPDDIESITVLKGPSAAALYGSRAANGALIITTKSGARKNKGIGITVNTNVSFNNVLKWPDFQYEYGQGTGKSFNAGKPYYSYGASDDGANTGGTSSAFGPKFNNQYFYQYDPILQGQSAERQLWRPYEDNVKGFFRTGYTVTNNISIEGGNEKSSARASITHSKNEWIMPNTGYERLTAAISLNYKASEKLRLNSKVNFTNKKSDNLPGTGYSNQSISYFMIFQNPNVDLAWYEPRWKPGQEQIAQIHPFSSYIDNPYIIAYEMTNALNNYSTVGNMSATYEFSPKFDLMLRSGIDLTSEDREMRRPFNTANFQYGYYKEQSIFDYETNTDALLTFRDKLGSKIDVRASVGGNMMLRRYRGTNGVVDGLIIPSVYKLSNGISSPMMTTLHSNKKVNSLYAFTSFSFEDKIFLDLTGRNDWSSTLPVQNNSFFYPSISSSFILSDLLMLPRQVSFAKLRLSAAQVGNDTDPYKTRKYYGQSEFAGSGSVPTTLHNINFKPEITTSYEAGLEYMLFNGRIGMDVTLYRSFTRNQILDVPIDPTTGYSRAVLNAGKVRNQGIEVVLNTKPIDNPNFKWNSTVTWSKNKNTVLELAGGIEDQQVIGTGGQATIIAKVGGTTGDIYGYGFVRSPDGQIVYDGSGLPAYPDEVQYIGNAYADWKGGFLNQFSFKNFNFSFLLDGQYGGIVYSQTHHKMSEQGKLKHTLRGREAGYIIGEGVVDNGDGTYSPNTKQVNPADYYTRYYRRANVESNSFDASYLKLREMRLEYNLSSALLARTKAFSAASIALFGRDLAMLTNFPMFDPETAALNGSTIMPGVEMGQMPSTRTYGVNVTLKF, from the coding sequence ATGTCCAAAGCACTTCGGCCATTCTTTTTAGCTACATTACTAAGTGTAAGCCAAGTATTTTCAGCTAGTGCCAGACCAGATGATTCACTTTCTGTATCAGTTTCTGTGCAATTAAAAAATACATCATTAAAAGAAGCTTTAAGCATCATTGAACAGAAAACAAAATTTAAGTTTGTTTATAATGATCAGCAACTAAGTAAAGTGGGGCAGATTAGCTTTAGTGGCGATAGTATGAAGCTTTCAGAAGTACTAGCAGCAATCCTGCAGCACAGTAATTTATCTTACCGGGTAGTTGGCAATTCAATTGTTCTCTCTGCCAAAGAAAACAAGCTACAAACCAATACTACTATTAAAGGTAAAATTACTGATGAACAAGGCATGCCTCTGCCGGGTGCCAGTATTTCGGTTAAAGGAACATCTAACGGAACAATAACAGACGTTAATGGAAACTTCTCAATTACAATACAGCAGAATACAGATGTACTTGTTGTAAGCTTTTTAGGCTATCTCAACCAGGAAGTACAAATTGGTTCTCAAACTATCCTAAACATAAGCCTGCTACCTAATACAAATCAGTTAAATGAAGTGGTTGTAACTGCTTTAGGTATTGAGCGTGAGCAGAAAGCATTAGGTTATGCTACCCAAACAGTTTCCAGCGAAAGTATCAACAACGCACGCCCTAATAATTTTGCACAAGCCTTATCAGGTAAGGTAGCCGGCCTTAGCCTTACCTCTCCTGGCTCAGGACCAGTAAACTCTACCAGAATATCCCTGCGTGGAGATAACTCGCTCAACCCAAATGGCAATAACGCCCTTATTGTTCTCGATGGTGTACCTATGAGCAGCGATATGACTAGCTCAGGCGTAGACAATGCATATGGAGCTGGCTCTGGAAATGATATTCCGATTGACTTTGGTAACGGTATTGCTGATATAAACCCTGACGATATAGAAAGTATAACTGTTTTGAAAGGGCCAAGTGCCGCCGCTCTTTATGGTAGCCGGGCAGCTAACGGAGCTTTAATTATTACAACCAAATCTGGAGCACGAAAAAATAAAGGTATAGGCATTACTGTAAACACTAACGTAAGCTTCAACAATGTACTAAAATGGCCTGATTTTCAGTATGAATATGGGCAGGGAACAGGAAAATCCTTTAATGCTGGAAAACCCTACTATTCTTACGGAGCATCTGACGATGGTGCAAATACAGGTGGTACTAGCAGTGCATTTGGGCCTAAGTTCAATAACCAATATTTTTATCAATACGACCCTATACTCCAGGGGCAATCAGCAGAGAGGCAATTGTGGAGGCCATACGAAGACAATGTAAAGGGTTTCTTTAGAACCGGCTATACCGTTACAAACAATATATCGATTGAGGGCGGAAATGAAAAAAGCTCAGCACGCGCTTCAATTACTCATTCAAAAAATGAGTGGATCATGCCCAATACAGGTTATGAACGCCTTACTGCGGCTATCAGTCTGAACTACAAAGCCTCTGAAAAGCTTAGATTGAACTCGAAAGTAAATTTCACTAATAAAAAAAGTGACAATCTGCCTGGAACAGGTTATAGCAACCAGTCTATTTCCTATTTTATGATCTTCCAGAACCCAAATGTTGATCTGGCATGGTATGAACCAAGGTGGAAACCGGGACAAGAACAAATAGCCCAGATACACCCATTCAGCTCTTATATTGATAACCCTTATATTATCGCTTATGAGATGACCAATGCGCTGAATAACTATTCTACAGTCGGCAATATGTCTGCTACATATGAATTTTCTCCCAAATTCGATTTGATGTTGCGTTCAGGAATAGATCTGACTAGCGAAGACCGTGAGATGCGCAGACCTTTCAACACAGCGAATTTCCAATATGGATACTATAAAGAACAGAGCATATTTGACTATGAGACAAATACAGATGCTTTACTTACCTTCAGGGATAAACTGGGTAGCAAAATAGATGTAAGAGCATCTGTAGGAGGTAATATGATGCTTCGCAGATACCGCGGTACTAATGGCGTTGTAGATGGATTAATCATTCCTAGTGTTTATAAACTCTCTAACGGCATCAGCAGCCCAATGATGACAACCCTGCACAGTAATAAAAAGGTAAATAGCCTATACGCCTTTACATCATTCTCATTCGAAGATAAAATTTTTTTAGACTTAACAGGTCGTAACGATTGGTCAAGCACGTTGCCTGTACAGAATAACTCTTTCTTTTACCCTTCCATCAGTTCAAGCTTTATTCTAAGCGACCTATTGATGTTACCACGTCAGGTTTCTTTTGCGAAGTTAAGGTTATCAGCAGCTCAGGTTGGGAACGATACAGATCCTTATAAAACCAGGAAATACTATGGTCAAAGTGAATTTGCTGGTTCTGGTTCTGTACCAACTACTTTACACAATATAAATTTTAAACCTGAAATTACAACCAGTTATGAGGCGGGCTTAGAATACATGCTCTTTAATGGCCGCATCGGTATGGATGTAACCTTGTACAGAAGCTTTACAAGAAATCAGATTCTGGATGTGCCGATTGACCCTACAACAGGCTACAGCAGAGCTGTTTTAAATGCAGGAAAAGTACGAAACCAAGGTATCGAGGTAGTGCTCAATACTAAACCTATAGACAATCCAAATTTTAAGTGGAACTCTACAGTTACATGGTCTAAAAATAAAAATACGGTTTTGGAATTAGCAGGAGGCATAGAAGACCAACAAGTAATTGGCACCGGAGGACAGGCCACTATTATTGCTAAGGTAGGCGGTACAACCGGTGATATCTACGGTTATGGTTTTGTCAGAAGCCCTGATGGACAAATTGTCTACGATGGAAGTGGCTTACCTGCTTACCCGGATGAAGTACAATACATTGGTAACGCATATGCAGACTGGAAAGGCGGATTTCTTAACCAATTCTCTTTTAAAAATTTCAACTTTAGCTTTTTATTGGATGGCCAGTATGGGGGTATTGTATATTCGCAGACACACCACAAAATGTCGGAGCAGGGCAAGCTAAAGCATACTTTAAGAGGTCGTGAAGCAGGTTATATCATAGGTGAAGGTGTAGTAGACAATGGGGATGGCACCTACTCTCCTAACACCAAACAAGTAAATCCGGCTGACTATTATACAAGGTACTATCGCCGTGCTAATGTGGAGTCTAATTCATTTGATGCTTCTTACCTGAAATTAAGAGAAATGCGCCTGGAGTACAACCTTTCTTCTGCGCTTTTAGCAAGAACGAAAGCCTTTAGTGCTGCAAGTATTGCATTGTTTGGCCGTGACCTAGCAATGCTGACCAATTTTCCTATGTTCGATCCTGAAACAGCTGCTCTAAATGGAAGTACTATCATGCCTGGTGTTGAGATGGGGCAGATGCCTTCTACCAGGACATATGGTGTAAACGTTACGCTTAAATTCTAG
- a CDS encoding FecR family protein, with protein MWKEEHFDLLLRYLQKNASEQETEEVEIWLKRNPENLEILEELEAHYQSVLLDQETYDVQEKGLGLLQKKLDLLEGQHQEHQSRQTPIQSVFSWRMAAVAAFMLLLISVGIFFYVYTSVEKQTASFASITKQTGKGQRSRLILPDGSTVYLNSESSLTYSSNYYETERTVYLQGEAFFEVIPDSEKPFRVETASFTTQVLGTSFNVQAYPHYTTTSVAVATGKVKVLDNTEQELVKLVPGQQLSYDHATHAYATETITPEEVISWTKGQLIFKNTPLDELISELERWYDISIELQNQELSNCRFTATFDNLTLNESLYLLSITTNLNYTQHGRTITISGKSCQ; from the coding sequence ATGTGGAAAGAAGAACATTTTGATCTTTTACTGCGCTACCTGCAAAAGAATGCCTCAGAGCAGGAAACAGAAGAGGTAGAGATCTGGCTGAAGCGGAACCCGGAGAACCTGGAAATATTAGAGGAACTGGAAGCACACTACCAAAGTGTGCTGCTAGACCAGGAAACCTACGATGTGCAGGAGAAAGGATTAGGCCTGCTGCAAAAGAAACTGGATTTGCTGGAAGGACAGCATCAGGAGCACCAGTCACGGCAAACTCCCATACAATCCGTTTTTTCCTGGCGCATGGCCGCTGTTGCTGCTTTCATGCTGCTTCTCATAAGCGTTGGTATCTTCTTTTATGTCTACACATCCGTTGAGAAGCAAACCGCTTCCTTCGCTTCTATCACAAAGCAAACAGGAAAAGGACAACGTTCGCGACTGATTTTACCGGATGGAAGCACTGTTTATCTGAATTCAGAAAGCTCCCTGACCTACAGTAGTAACTATTATGAAACAGAGCGCACTGTGTATTTACAGGGCGAAGCTTTTTTTGAAGTTATTCCTGATAGCGAAAAACCATTCAGAGTAGAAACAGCCAGCTTTACAACTCAGGTTTTGGGCACTTCTTTTAATGTACAGGCCTATCCTCACTACACAACTACGTCGGTAGCAGTAGCAACCGGCAAGGTAAAGGTGCTGGATAACACTGAACAGGAGTTGGTAAAGCTTGTGCCAGGGCAACAGCTAAGCTATGACCATGCCACCCACGCTTACGCCACCGAAACTATAACCCCTGAAGAGGTAATCAGCTGGACCAAAGGCCAGCTGATCTTTAAGAATACTCCCCTGGACGAGCTTATCTCGGAACTGGAACGCTGGTACGATATCTCCATTGAGCTACAAAATCAGGAATTGTCTAACTGCCGCTTTACAGCCACCTTCGATAACCTGACCTTAAATGAATCGCTGTACCTACTGAGCATTACTACTAATTTAAACTATACACAGCATGGAAGAACCATAACCATAAGCGGAAAAAGCTGTCAATAA
- a CDS encoding sigma-70 family RNA polymerase sigma factor, whose product MAPAYTTWLLDQIRAGERNALEKLYTIFYKRLCDFACQIVKSSDLAEEVVSDVFLAVWQKRETLEIKTDMKAYLYVAVRNQALAYLKKEKLWEELDEEAQSKAIEHYNPLDMLLFRELNYSLSSIISTLPEPDNLMLRLKLSGMTYSEIAQALDTTEKTVEYRLSKSISFLKRAYQKSR is encoded by the coding sequence ATGGCACCTGCATACACTACTTGGCTACTTGACCAGATACGTGCTGGAGAGCGCAATGCGTTAGAAAAGCTTTACACCATTTTTTATAAGAGGCTTTGTGACTTCGCCTGCCAGATAGTAAAAAGCTCCGATCTGGCAGAAGAAGTAGTTTCAGATGTTTTCCTGGCTGTATGGCAGAAGCGGGAAACGCTGGAAATAAAAACTGATATGAAAGCCTACCTTTATGTAGCCGTTCGGAACCAGGCACTGGCATACCTGAAAAAAGAGAAACTTTGGGAAGAGCTAGATGAAGAAGCACAAAGCAAAGCCATAGAACATTATAACCCCCTCGATATGCTGCTGTTCCGTGAACTGAACTATAGTTTGAGCAGTATTATCAGCACTTTGCCCGAACCCGATAACCTGATGCTACGCCTGAAGCTTTCCGGCATGACCTACTCTGAAATAGCACAGGCGCTGGACACCACCGAGAAAACAGTAGAATATCGCCTGTCAAAGTCGATCAGTTTCCTGAAAAGGGCCTATCAGAAAAGCAGGTAG
- a CDS encoding alpha-L-rhamnosidase C-terminal domain-containing protein, whose product MDTQNRKNAASLAAPLQRFYVLFALCLHLVVYVQAQPQLVINPVLNTKQWEASWIAHPAAAPDTYGVYHFRRSFNLPSTPDSFIVHVTADNRYRLFVNGKAVGSGPARGDKMHWSYDTYNLAPYLKVGDNVLAAQVWHMGRYRPMAQMTMGPASLLVQGNSEREAIANTNSKNWKVIQNTGFRPYPVTSQMVLNQYYATGACDSLLATHYPWSWETAAYNDQAWLRPQQIRGAIPAHFAAGYGEAEGSLVPRSIPMIEEKLQRIPKLIRSEGIKADDGFLKGKRPLVIPPHARATILLDQSHLTTAYPELWVSGGKGSSIDIAYAESLYDGNMKKGNRNETAGKRLYGYHDAFQPDGGHNRSFRPLWYRTYRYIELTITTQAAPLSLNDFYGMFTAYPFTENAAFASNDPLHQKIWEVGWRTARLCANETYYDTPYYEQLQYIGDTRIQALISLHVAGDDRLMRNALVQFHYSRLPEGLTQSRYPTDQVQIITPFSLYWVDMVHDYHTFRKDDAFVQQFLPGIQTVLSWFENRLNQNKMLSNLSWWNFVDWAPQFDRGVPKGAEDAQGTSIITLQYVYALDRAAELFQYHKAQAQHYKALAGTIRAAVYQQCFDLQKQLLADTPAKQQFSQHANVMAILTDAVPAAQQAALMQQLLSDKSLTQCTIYYKFYLMRALKKTGMGNLYTDNLGTWKAMLAQGLTTFPEEDSPGTRSDCHAWSASPLIDFLAIVCGIEPASPGFATVRIAPHPGPLKEIKGKMPHPLGIIEVTLKRKGSSGIAVEVILPEGLTGEFIWNNEKVNLLSGRQTINR is encoded by the coding sequence ATGGATACGCAAAACAGGAAAAATGCTGCCTCACTTGCTGCCCCGCTTCAAAGGTTCTATGTGCTGTTCGCCCTATGCTTGCACTTGGTTGTTTATGTGCAGGCACAGCCTCAGCTGGTCATTAACCCGGTATTAAATACGAAGCAATGGGAGGCCAGTTGGATTGCACATCCAGCTGCTGCACCTGATACTTATGGCGTATACCACTTCCGCCGGTCCTTTAACCTGCCAAGTACACCAGATTCTTTTATTGTTCATGTTACCGCAGATAACCGCTACCGTTTGTTTGTAAACGGTAAGGCAGTTGGTTCAGGACCAGCCCGCGGTGACAAAATGCACTGGTCCTACGACACCTATAACCTGGCCCCATACCTGAAAGTTGGAGACAATGTGCTGGCGGCACAGGTCTGGCATATGGGCAGGTACAGGCCAATGGCGCAGATGACCATGGGACCTGCCAGCCTGCTGGTACAGGGAAATTCGGAGCGGGAGGCTATTGCCAACACTAACAGTAAAAACTGGAAAGTAATACAGAATACCGGATTCCGCCCCTACCCTGTCACTTCACAAATGGTATTGAACCAATACTATGCAACCGGCGCATGCGACAGCCTGCTTGCTACCCATTATCCCTGGAGCTGGGAAACTGCTGCGTACAACGACCAGGCTTGGCTTCGCCCACAGCAGATACGTGGGGCCATACCTGCCCATTTTGCGGCTGGTTACGGAGAGGCCGAAGGCAGCCTTGTACCACGCTCCATTCCGATGATAGAAGAAAAGCTGCAACGAATTCCCAAGCTCATCCGGTCGGAAGGCATAAAAGCAGATGATGGTTTCCTGAAAGGGAAGCGCCCACTGGTTATTCCGCCTCATGCCAGGGCCACCATTCTCCTGGACCAATCGCACCTGACCACAGCTTACCCGGAACTATGGGTAAGTGGCGGCAAAGGCAGCTCCATCGATATAGCGTATGCCGAGAGTCTGTATGACGGGAACATGAAGAAAGGAAATCGCAACGAGACGGCAGGCAAGCGGTTGTATGGTTATCATGATGCCTTTCAGCCCGATGGTGGTCATAACCGCTCCTTTCGCCCCCTCTGGTACCGCACCTACCGCTATATTGAACTTACAATTACAACACAGGCCGCGCCTCTCAGTCTTAATGACTTTTACGGGATGTTTACAGCCTATCCTTTCACTGAAAATGCTGCTTTCGCCAGTAATGATCCGCTGCATCAGAAAATATGGGAGGTTGGCTGGCGCACAGCCAGGCTATGCGCAAACGAAACTTATTACGATACGCCCTATTATGAGCAGTTGCAATATATAGGTGATACCCGCATACAAGCCTTGATCTCCCTGCACGTAGCAGGTGATGACCGCCTGATGCGCAATGCACTGGTGCAGTTCCATTATTCCAGGCTACCCGAAGGCCTCACGCAGAGTCGCTACCCTACCGACCAGGTGCAGATAATCACCCCTTTCTCGTTGTACTGGGTAGATATGGTACACGATTACCACACCTTCAGAAAGGATGATGCTTTTGTACAACAGTTTTTACCAGGAATACAGACCGTACTTAGCTGGTTTGAGAACAGGCTGAATCAAAACAAGATGCTAAGCAACCTGAGCTGGTGGAATTTTGTAGACTGGGCTCCGCAATTTGACAGAGGCGTGCCCAAAGGCGCTGAAGATGCGCAGGGTACTTCTATTATTACCCTGCAATATGTGTATGCCCTCGACCGTGCAGCTGAATTATTTCAATATCATAAAGCACAGGCACAGCATTATAAAGCCTTAGCTGGCACTATTCGGGCTGCCGTTTACCAGCAATGCTTTGATTTACAAAAGCAATTATTGGCCGACACACCGGCAAAGCAGCAATTCAGCCAGCACGCAAACGTAATGGCTATTTTAACAGATGCAGTACCTGCAGCACAACAGGCAGCCCTGATGCAACAGCTTTTATCTGATAAAAGCTTAACCCAGTGCACGATCTACTACAAATTTTACCTGATGCGGGCTTTAAAGAAAACGGGAATGGGAAACCTGTATACAGACAACCTCGGCACCTGGAAAGCTATGCTAGCGCAAGGGCTTACTACTTTTCCGGAAGAAGATAGTCCTGGCACGCGTTCCGATTGCCATGCCTGGAGCGCCAGTCCTTTAATCGATTTTCTGGCTATCGTCTGTGGCATTGAGCCGGCCTCACCCGGATTTGCAACTGTAAGAATTGCCCCGCACCCAGGACCTCTTAAAGAAATAAAAGGCAAAATGCCACACCCACTCGGTATAATTGAAGTAACGCTCAAACGAAAAGGCAGCAGCGGCATTGCAGTAGAAGTTATTTTACCAGAAGGCCTGACGGGCGAATTTATCTGGAATAATGAGAAAGTAAACCTGCTCAGTGGAAGGCAAACCATAAACAGATAA
- a CDS encoding anti-sigma factor domain-containing protein yields the protein MHNDEDYIASGVLEVYAAGGLTPAEQEEVEKRAATSPAIRAALDEACTAMAAYAQQHAVQPRPALRQKVLAQFETGFQAINTPVSQAEDTPSRPFVYSEEKEASPYKWMLAASITLFLLSGFLSYHFYTKWQQAEEKLALAVASEQRLASNFEAVSLQVQEQQEALAVLRNPEFKQVQLQGLESNPTAHMLVYWNQASQQVYIDLVNLPAPPPDKQYQLWALHNGTPIDAGMISHMGKEAQIQQMKNIGAAQAFAVTLEPVGGSPSPTLENLTVMGEIKS from the coding sequence GTGCATAACGACGAAGACTACATAGCATCTGGCGTTTTAGAGGTTTATGCAGCAGGAGGACTCACCCCAGCTGAACAGGAGGAGGTAGAGAAACGCGCCGCCACATCACCAGCCATCCGGGCTGCGCTTGATGAGGCATGCACTGCTATGGCCGCCTATGCACAACAGCATGCGGTACAGCCAAGGCCAGCACTACGGCAAAAAGTTCTCGCCCAGTTCGAAACCGGCTTCCAAGCAATAAATACACCTGTAAGCCAGGCAGAAGATACTCCTTCCAGGCCTTTTGTTTATTCCGAAGAAAAAGAAGCTTCTCCTTATAAATGGATGCTGGCAGCCAGTATAACGCTTTTTTTATTATCAGGCTTCCTGAGCTATCATTTCTATACAAAATGGCAGCAGGCAGAGGAAAAATTAGCACTTGCAGTTGCCTCAGAGCAGCGCCTTGCGTCTAACTTCGAAGCGGTATCGCTGCAGGTTCAGGAGCAACAAGAAGCGCTTGCCGTTCTTCGGAATCCGGAATTTAAGCAGGTACAGTTACAGGGGCTTGAGTCGAATCCCACTGCACATATGCTTGTATACTGGAACCAGGCAAGCCAGCAAGTATACATCGATTTAGTAAACTTGCCTGCGCCACCGCCTGATAAGCAGTACCAACTATGGGCCTTACACAACGGGACTCCCATCGATGCAGGCATGATCAGCCATATGGGCAAAGAAGCTCAGATTCAGCAGATGAAGAACATAGGCGCTGCTCAGGCCTTTGCCGTTACCTTAGAGCCAGTTGGCGGCAGCCCAAGCCCTACACTGGAAAACCTAACGGTAATGGGAGAAATAAAGTCTTAA
- a CDS encoding sigma-70 family RNA polymerase sigma factor yields MLNEPIQKASEEELISRLHARDASAMTVLYDMYSATLYGVVLQIVKVEEVAEDVLQEAFVKIWNSFPSYDPTKGRLFTWMINICRNQAIDKVRSKEYRVRGLSDELPERSKPGFVTEAIKPEHIDVRAIVESLSPEQKQVIDLMYFEGFTQSEIAENFNIPLGTVKTRARSAIKVLSRLFKGRA; encoded by the coding sequence TTGTTGAACGAACCTATTCAAAAAGCCAGCGAAGAAGAGCTGATCTCCCGCTTACATGCACGGGATGCTTCTGCTATGACAGTGTTGTACGACATGTACAGCGCTACTTTATATGGTGTAGTTTTGCAAATAGTAAAAGTAGAAGAAGTAGCAGAGGATGTGCTGCAGGAGGCCTTTGTTAAAATCTGGAATTCATTTCCGAGTTATGATCCTACAAAAGGAAGACTCTTTACCTGGATGATCAATATCTGCAGAAACCAGGCAATAGATAAGGTTCGATCCAAAGAATATCGTGTCAGAGGCTTATCGGACGAGCTACCCGAAAGAAGTAAACCTGGTTTTGTTACCGAAGCAATTAAGCCGGAGCACATTGATGTTCGGGCAATTGTAGAAAGCCTTAGCCCTGAGCAAAAACAAGTGATCGACCTTATGTACTTCGAAGGATTTACACAAAGTGAGATTGCCGAAAATTTCAACATCCCTTTAGGTACTGTTAAAACAAGGGCACGTAGTGCTATAAAAGTGTTATCAAGATTATTCAAAGGCCGTGCATAA